GAGATCCGCCGCGCGCGGCCGGACCAGGTGATCCTGATGCTGACGCGGCATGCCCGGCCCGGCGTGCTGCGCAAGGCGCTGAAACTCGGTGTCCAGGGCTTCGTCAGCAAGTCGGCGGAGCCCGCGCACATCGCCTCGGTCATCGCCGTCCTGCATCAGGGCAGGCGGTGGATCGACCCGGACGTCTCCGCGCTGGCCGTCGTCGACGACTGTCCGCTGACCGACCGCGAGGTCGACGTGCTTCGGGAGACCGGGGACGGATACTCCGCGGTGGACATCGCCGCCAGGCTGCACCTGGCCGAGGGCACGGTGCGCAACTACCTGTCGAACGCGATGCGCAAGACGCAGACGCGAACCCGACACGAGGCGGCGCGGTACGCGCGCGAGCGCAACTGGCTCTGAGGGGCCGCCCGGTCGTGCCGTCCCCGGACGGTGCGGCGTCTCCGTTCGTGCCGGTACGCGCCAGACCCGCCGGGGAGCACGCGAGACGCCTGCCCGAGCGGGCGGACCGCGGTGCCCGGACGGACGCGGCCCCAAGGCGTCCCCGTGCCGCACGACCGGCGGCTCCCGGTGCGGGCGCACACCGAGAGCCGGGCCGTGGTGACGGTGCTGCCGAGCCCGCCGGAGCGGTGCCCGCGGCGTGACGCGGCGCCGACGCGCCCGTGTCCTCGAGGGCGACCCGCCCGTGTCCCCGAGGGCGACGCGCCCGTGTCCCAGGGACGGCGCGCGGGGCTCGGACAGCATGCGGGACTCAGCAGTACGGGACTCAGGAAGGCGTGCGTCGCCTCCCGAGCACGGCGAGGAGGAACGCGCCGGTGGCGATCAGGATGATGCAGGCCAGGCCCGCGTAGGCCTGCAGGCCCAGGCCCACCGCCTGGTGGACGGCGCCCAAGAGCTGCGGGCCCCCCGCGGGCAGGTTCTCGGCGACGGCCACGCCCTCGTGGACGCCTGCCCTGGCGGCCTCGGCGGCGGACTCGGGAACGGCCGCCGGGAGGTCCGAGAGTCCGTGGCGGTAGGCGAGGATCGCGACCATCCCGCCCGCGGCGATGCCCAGCGCGGCGCCCGCCTCGCCGCCGACCTCCTGGGCGGAGACCGCCGAGCCGGTCTTCTCGACGGCGGCGCTGGAGACGATCAGGTCGCTGAGCAGCGCCCCGGCGACACCCTGCCCGAGGCCGACGATCGAGATCGAGGCGACCGACAGGACGAGTGAGACGTCGGAACCGGCGGTCAGGACGAGACAGCA
This genomic stretch from Actinoalloteichus hoggarensis harbors:
- a CDS encoding response regulator transcription factor, producing MTSVVLADDEVLLRKAMAALLPLEGEITVLAEAQDGAEAVAATLRHHPDVLVVDLEMPGVDGLGAVAEIRRARPDQVILMLTRHARPGVLRKALKLGVQGFVSKSAEPAHIASVIAVLHQGRRWIDPDVSALAVVDDCPLTDREVDVLRETGDGYSAVDIAARLHLAEGTVRNYLSNAMRKTQTRTRHEAARYARERNWL